One Alnus glutinosa chromosome 3, dhAlnGlut1.1, whole genome shotgun sequence genomic region harbors:
- the LOC133864906 gene encoding uncharacterized protein LOC133864906, with protein sequence MVDVDRRMTGLNPAHVAGLRRLSARAAASSGATSLPVRNGLASFASLADKVMIHLRNSGIQVQPGLSDAEFARAEAEFGFVFPPDLRAVLSAGLPVGPGFPAWRAAGARLHLRASLDLPIAAISFQIARNTLWSKSWGPRPSDPEKALRVARNALKRAPLLIPIFNHCYIPCNPSLAGNPIFFVDENRIFCCGLDLSDFFERESLFRSSESDPQVLKRQRSVSEKSAGSSSNFSRRSLDTGLGSAGARTPRWVEFWSDAAVDRRRRNSSASASSSPERFFEMPRSEIPKWVEEYIEQIGSVLRMGGWSESDISEIIQVSASGFFEGGDMVLLDNQAVLDALLLKVDRFSDSLRKAGWSSEEVSDALGFDFRPEKERKPVKKLSPELVERIGKLAESVSRS encoded by the coding sequence ATGGTCGACGTCGACCGGAGAATGACCGGTCTGAACCCGGCCCACGTAGCCGGCCTGCGCCGGCTCTCGGCTCGAGCCGCGGCGTCTTCGGGCGCCACGTCACTCCCCGTTCGTAACGGTCTTGCTTCCTTCGCTTCTCTGGCCGACAAGGTCATGATCCATCTTCGGAATTCGGGTATTCAAGTACAACCTGGGCTCTCGGACGCTGAGTTCGCAAGGGCCGAGGCGGAGTTCGGCTTCGTTTTCCCACCTGACCTCCGAGCGGTCCTCTCTGCTGGCTTGCCTGTCGGCCCTGGCTTCCCCGCCTGGCGTGCAGCCGGCGCTCGGCTCCACCTCCGCGCCTCGCTGGACCTTCCGATCGCTGCGATATCCTTCCAGATCGCTCGAAACACTCTCTGGTCTAAGTCTTGGGGCCCGAGACCGTCCGACCCGGAAAAGGCCTTACGGGTTGCCCGGAATGCACTGAAGAGAGCTCCGCTTTTGATTCCCATCTTCAACCATTGCTACATTCCTTGCAACCCGTCGTTGGCCGGAAACCCGATATTCTTCGTCGACGAGAATCGGATCTTCTGTTGCGGGTTGGATCTTTCCGATTTCTTCGAGCGCGAGTCTCTCTTCAGGAGCTCCGAGTCCGATCCCCAAGTTTTGAAGAGGCAAAGATCAGTCAGCGAGAAATCGGCCGGGTCGTCCTCGAATTTCTCGCGGAGAAGCCTGGACACGGGTCTGGGATCCGCCGGAGCGAGGACGCCAAGATGGGTAGAGTTCTGGAGCGACGCCGCCGTTGACCGGCGTCGGAGGAACTCGTCGGCGTCGGCATCGTCGTCGCCGGAGCGGTTCTTCGAGATGCCCAGGTCCGAAATCCCGAAATGGGTTGAGGAGTACATCGAGCAAATCGGATCCGTTTTGAGAATGGGCGGTTGGAGCGAGTCTGATATTTCCGAAATCATCCAAGTCTCGGCCTCCGGGTTCTTTGAAGGGGGAGATATGGTTTTGTTAGACAATCAAGCGGTTTTGGACGCTCTTCTTCTCAAAGTGGATCGGTTCTCGGACTCGCTCCGAAAGGCCGGGTGGAGCTCCGAGGAGGTATCAGACGCGTTGGGCTTCGATTTTCGACCGGAGAAGGAGCGGAAACCGGTTAAGAAGCTGTCACCGGAGCTCGTCGAAAGAATAGGGAAACTGGCTGAATCGGTTTCCCGGTCATGA